One Bufo gargarizans isolate SCDJY-AF-19 chromosome 3, ASM1485885v1, whole genome shotgun sequence DNA segment encodes these proteins:
- the NYX gene encoding nyctalopin: protein MIFFLVVVVFIQPLYAIWACFRSCPSSCVCTQERNCSVLCDRIGLLEIPNEFPCEASFINLDKNNIKFLSERAFGTLPSLKCLSLSHNNISFITPGAFKGLPNLIELKMAHNDYIRYLHTQTFSALKKLIKLDLADCNLFNIPDRLFVDLPLLRELIFFQNNFRRIPGAIRGMQSLTHVYLESNRIEAVAYNSLQDIPNLTYLNLQDNKINVIHDKSFQDCQKMEYLFLNDNLLNELPDNCFKGLKKLKMLNLGGNYIRNVSRVWFQDLIELEVLYLERNKIVYIEEEAFENLTSLVSLHLNSNNLTTLPFEVFRPVYFIGRLYLFKNPWECDCRIEWLREWMENYKLVRDILCASPSSLAGIDLSSIFFQKSPEGFCLDPSEQNFTYYIPLPTERLQSTMESKLSSLISKLLLPGSSLEDLGNVTESFDNSTYNTGKAFTAPLAHNVVPMLFLVSLTMIIF from the coding sequence atgattttttttcttgtagtTGTTGTTTTCATCCAGCCACTTTATGCCATATGGGCCTGTTTCCGCTCCTGTCCATCAAGCTGTGTTTGTACTCAGGAACGAAACTGCTCGGTGTTATGTGATCGAATAGGACTCCTGGAGATCCCTAATGAATTTCCATGTGAAGCTTCCTTTATTAACCTTgataaaaataatatcaaatttcTCTCCGAACGCGCTTTTGGGACTTTGCCTTCGTTAAAATGTCTCTCACTGAGCCACAATAACATATCTTTCATTACTCCTGGGGCATTCAAAGGTTTGCCCAATCTGATTGAGCTCAAAATGGCCCATAATGATTACATTCGATATCTGCACACTCAAACCTTTTCAGCTTTGAAGAAACTAATAAAATTGGATTTAGCGGATTGCAATTTGTTCAACATCCCTGACAGGCTATTTGTTGATCTTCCATTACTTCGTGAACTTATATTCTTTCAAAACAACTTTCGGAGGATTCCAGGAGCTATCCGAGGAATGCAGAGCTTAACTCACGTCTATCTGGAAAGCAACAGGATTGAGGCTGTGGCTTATAATTCCCTACAAGATATACCAAATCTAACCTATCTGAACCTTCAAGACAATAAAATAAATGTCATCCATGATAAGTCTTTTCAAGACTGCCAGAAAATGGAATATCTTTTTCTTAATGACAACTTACTAAATGAGCTACCAGATAACTGCTTTAAAGGGCTAAAGAAACTAAAGATGTTAAACTTGGGTGGGAACTATATACGAAATGTCTCACGTGTTTGGTTTCAAGATTTGATTGAGCTAGAAGTCCTTTATCTAGAACGCAATAAGATAGTCTACATTGAAGAAGAAGCATTTGAAAACCTCACCAGCTTAGTATCTTTGCATCTAAACAGCAACAACTTGACCACTTTACCATTTGAGGTCTTTAGACCAGTGTATTTTATAGGACGGCTATATCTTTTTAAGAATCCATGGGAGTGTGATTGTAGGATTGAATGGTTAAGAGAGTGGATGGAGAATTACAAGCTTGTTCGAGATATACTTTGTGCATCACCTTCCTCATTGGCAGGCATTGACCTCAGCAGTATTTTCTTTCAAAAGTCGCCTGAAGGATTCTGCCTGGACCCATCAGAACAAAATTTTACTTACTATATTCCCCTACCTACAGAACGGCTCCAGTCTACCATGGAATCAAAACTAAGCAGCCTCATCTCCAAACTACTTTTGCCTGGAAGTAGTCTTGAAGATCTTGGAAATGTGACAGAGAGTTTTGATAACAGCACATACAACACTGGCAAGGCCTTTACTGCTCCATTAGCACATAATGTAGTTCCCATGTTGTTTCTTGTCTCTTTGACAATGATTATATTTTAA